A genomic stretch from Legionella adelaidensis includes:
- a CDS encoding proline--tRNA ligase, which yields MRASQWFSATIKETPSDAEVVSHQLMLRAGMIRKLGAGLYTWLPMGLKVLRKIEQVVREEMNRTGAMEILMPAVQPRELWEETGRWETFGGQLLTMQDSNEREYCFGPTHEEVITDLMRNELQSYKQLPINLYQIQTKFRDEIRPRFGVMRAREFLMKDAYSFHLTQESLQKTYDEMYQAYCRIFDRLGLKYRAVEADTGAIGGSASHEFQVLADSGEDIIFYSDSSNYAANVEQAICLKPERTKSDISASMQEVSTPGVKTISEVAQFLNVEPAETIKTLIVEGKEHPLVALILKGDDELNEVKASKHPLLRTPLKFADEDTIVRTLGAPVGSLGPVNLNIPMIIDFHALALAEFVCGANQKDKHFQHVVWDRDVKSSEGFDLRNVKEGDASPDGQGTLHACRGIEVGHVFQLGGKYAEAMNAHVINEEGNLQTMTMGCYGLGISRVVAAAIEQHHDEKGILWPQAIAPFQVVIIPINGHRSPVVMETAEKLYQQFSHAGLDVLLDDRQERPGVLFADNDLIGIPHRIVVGERNLAQQMVEYKARSQNEPSLMHLDEVSSFITDLFNN from the coding sequence ATGCGTGCATCCCAATGGTTTTCAGCCACTATTAAAGAAACACCCAGTGATGCCGAGGTTGTCTCTCATCAACTGATGCTAAGAGCAGGGATGATTCGTAAACTGGGAGCTGGCCTTTATACTTGGTTACCTATGGGTTTAAAAGTTTTACGTAAAATAGAGCAAGTCGTACGTGAAGAAATGAACCGTACGGGCGCTATGGAAATTTTAATGCCCGCCGTACAGCCTCGGGAGTTGTGGGAAGAAACAGGGCGCTGGGAAACCTTCGGCGGACAATTGTTAACTATGCAAGATAGCAATGAAAGAGAGTATTGCTTTGGACCTACCCATGAAGAAGTGATTACGGATTTAATGCGTAATGAGCTACAGTCCTACAAACAATTACCTATCAATTTATATCAAATCCAAACTAAATTTCGCGATGAAATTCGCCCCCGCTTCGGAGTAATGCGGGCACGCGAGTTCCTCATGAAAGATGCTTATTCTTTCCATCTAACGCAAGAGTCATTACAAAAGACGTATGATGAAATGTACCAGGCATATTGCCGTATATTCGATCGACTCGGGCTTAAATACCGTGCAGTTGAAGCAGATACCGGCGCAATTGGGGGGTCTGCCTCCCATGAATTCCAAGTCTTGGCAGACTCCGGCGAAGATATTATCTTTTATAGTGATAGTAGTAACTATGCTGCTAATGTAGAACAAGCCATATGTTTAAAGCCTGAACGTACTAAAAGCGACATTTCTGCTTCCATGCAAGAAGTAAGTACACCTGGGGTTAAAACAATCTCTGAGGTAGCACAGTTTTTAAATGTGGAGCCCGCGGAAACAATTAAAACCCTAATAGTAGAAGGAAAAGAGCATCCCTTAGTAGCACTTATCTTAAAAGGCGATGATGAATTAAATGAAGTTAAGGCTTCCAAGCATCCGCTCTTGAGAACCCCTTTAAAATTTGCTGATGAAGACACCATTGTTAGAACATTAGGTGCCCCCGTTGGCTCTCTGGGCCCAGTGAATCTAAATATTCCTATGATAATTGATTTTCATGCTTTAGCTTTAGCTGAATTTGTATGCGGAGCAAATCAGAAAGACAAACATTTTCAACACGTAGTATGGGACAGAGATGTAAAAAGTAGCGAAGGATTTGACCTGCGTAATGTTAAAGAAGGTGATGCGAGCCCTGATGGGCAAGGGACCTTACATGCTTGTCGTGGTATTGAAGTTGGCCATGTTTTTCAGCTCGGTGGTAAATATGCAGAAGCCATGAACGCCCACGTTATTAATGAAGAGGGTAATTTACAAACCATGACTATGGGTTGTTATGGTTTAGGTATAAGCAGAGTGGTAGCTGCAGCTATTGAACAACACCATGATGAAAAAGGAATTCTATGGCCGCAAGCGATTGCCCCCTTTCAAGTAGTAATTATTCCAATCAATGGTCACCGTAGCCCTGTCGTCATGGAAACTGCAGAAAAACTCTACCAACAGTTTTCACATGCGGGCTTAGATGTTTTATTAGATGATAGACAGGAAAGACCCGGCGTATTATTTGCCGACAACGATCTCATTGGGATCCCTCACAGGATAGTGGTAGGCGAACGCAATCTTGCTCAACAAATGGTTGAATATAAAGCCCGTTCACAAAACGAGCCTAGTTTAATGCATTTAGATGAGGTAAGTAGCTTTATTACAGACCTTTTTAACAATTAG
- a CDS encoding ABC transporter ATP-binding protein: MDNLLEINQLTVSFKIPERIVTAVDDVNFEIRPGETLGLMGESGCGKSITSLAIMRLLPPNSVYGMQSSIDLFGQDLLEVPEVLMRSIRGKRMSMIFQEPMTALNPVLNIGQQLGETLKLHQNLSKKAIKTRVIELLQEVEIPDPEIRIHHYPHQLSGGQKQRVLIAIALACNPEILIADEPTTALDVTVQAQILSLLKKLQQQHQMSLLLITHDLGVIKAMADRVCVMYAGQIVESAPVGEFFTKPLHPYAQQLLISLPTLEKRGQELPAIKGSVPTLESTPSGCRFHPRCAHCFTPCPTIEPVLQTKEENRLVRCHLYPEHDFPPPLLIENLPWSKTKDQQEVLLSVRDLQVFFTQRSGLKKSIFKAVNGLSFDLQKGKTLALVGESGCGKTTTARAIIRLQTTSGGKILFKERDIAQLRGQELQEFRKKVQIIFQDPFSSMNPRMTIGEILAEGMKAQHLDKKSIAKKQGVLLEQVNLPANSLHRYPHQFSGGQRQRICIARALATEPELLICDEPTSALDISVQAQILNLLKNLQAEYGLTYLFITHNMGVVSYIADEVLVMAQGKAVERGETEQLFKKPTHEYTKQLLSGVLKV, encoded by the coding sequence ATGGATAATTTACTTGAAATCAATCAATTAACTGTCTCCTTTAAAATACCCGAGCGCATTGTCACGGCAGTTGACGATGTCAACTTTGAAATTAGACCAGGTGAAACACTGGGATTAATGGGTGAATCAGGATGTGGGAAGTCAATTACTTCTTTGGCTATTATGCGGTTATTACCGCCTAATAGTGTGTATGGTATGCAAAGTAGTATTGATCTTTTTGGCCAAGACCTATTAGAAGTTCCTGAAGTGCTTATGCGTAGCATCCGTGGAAAGCGTATGTCCATGATTTTCCAAGAGCCGATGACTGCACTGAATCCTGTTTTAAATATTGGGCAGCAGTTAGGTGAAACTTTAAAGCTGCATCAAAATTTATCCAAAAAAGCAATTAAAACGCGCGTAATAGAGTTATTACAAGAAGTAGAAATCCCAGATCCGGAAATTCGTATCCACCATTACCCTCATCAACTGTCGGGTGGTCAAAAACAGCGGGTACTGATTGCTATTGCTTTGGCTTGTAACCCTGAAATATTAATTGCAGACGAGCCTACTACAGCGCTTGATGTTACTGTTCAAGCACAAATTTTATCCTTACTAAAAAAATTACAACAACAACATCAAATGAGTTTACTCTTAATTACACACGATTTAGGTGTGATTAAAGCCATGGCTGATAGAGTTTGTGTGATGTATGCAGGACAAATTGTTGAATCGGCACCAGTAGGAGAATTTTTTACTAAACCCTTGCATCCTTATGCTCAACAGTTATTAATTTCTTTACCCACTTTAGAAAAAAGAGGCCAGGAATTACCGGCAATAAAAGGAAGCGTGCCCACCTTGGAAAGTACTCCTTCCGGATGCCGTTTCCACCCCCGATGTGCGCATTGTTTTACGCCTTGCCCAACCATAGAGCCTGTATTACAAACAAAAGAAGAAAATCGGTTAGTAAGATGCCATCTTTATCCTGAACATGACTTCCCTCCTCCCTTGCTCATTGAAAATCTACCGTGGAGCAAAACCAAAGATCAGCAAGAGGTCTTATTATCAGTGCGTGATTTACAGGTATTTTTTACCCAGCGCTCGGGATTGAAAAAGAGCATATTTAAAGCCGTCAATGGGTTATCTTTTGATTTACAGAAGGGTAAAACTTTAGCACTAGTTGGTGAATCGGGCTGCGGGAAAACAACTACAGCGCGAGCAATTATTCGTTTACAAACTACTAGTGGTGGAAAAATTCTTTTTAAAGAAAGAGACATTGCTCAACTCCGTGGCCAGGAGTTACAGGAATTTCGCAAAAAAGTGCAAATCATTTTTCAGGATCCGTTTTCTTCTATGAACCCGCGCATGACAATAGGTGAAATTCTTGCGGAAGGCATGAAAGCACAGCATCTTGATAAAAAAAGTATTGCAAAAAAACAGGGAGTATTATTAGAACAAGTAAATCTGCCCGCGAATAGTCTCCATCGATATCCTCATCAATTCTCAGGTGGTCAAAGACAACGTATTTGTATTGCTCGTGCTTTAGCAACGGAACCAGAGCTTTTAATCTGTGACGAACCAACCAGCGCGTTGGATATTTCCGTGCAAGCGCAAATTTTAAATTTGCTCAAAAATTTGCAAGCGGAATATGGGCTTACTTATTTATTTATTACACATAATATGGGCGTGGTGTCTTATATTGCAGATGAAGTGCTGGTAATGGCACAAGGAAAAGCAGTAGAGAGAGGAGAGACTGAACAGCTTTTTAAAAAGCCTACGCATGAATATACAAAGCAGCTTTTGAGCGGAGTCCTGAAGGTGTGA
- the ychF gene encoding redox-regulated ATPase YchF: MGFKCGIVGLPNVGKSTLFNALTKAGIEAANYPFCTIEPNIGVVTVPDTRLQALSDIIKPQQVVPAVMQFVDIAGLVKGASSGEGLGNQFLANIRETDAIAHVVRCFENSDVIHVEGKVDPVSDIEVINTELALADMDSVEKALMKAGKNSKSGNKEAILEKETLEKVKAHLDAGFPVRTLTLNDEELLIIKRIFLLTAKPVLYIANVDDDGFENNPLLEKVKNLAKNENAQVVAISAATEAELVELDEADREELMKDMGMKEPGLNRVIRAGYDLLGLQTYFTAGVKEVRAWTVKKGATAPQAAGVIHTDFEKGFIRAEVTAFDDFIAFKGEQGAKEAGKLRLEGKEYVVKDGDVMHFRFNV; encoded by the coding sequence ATGGGATTTAAATGCGGAATTGTGGGATTACCAAATGTTGGAAAATCCACGTTATTTAATGCTTTAACCAAAGCAGGTATCGAAGCCGCGAATTATCCATTTTGTACAATCGAACCTAATATTGGGGTGGTCACTGTTCCAGATACCAGATTACAAGCTTTAAGCGACATTATTAAACCGCAGCAGGTGGTTCCAGCGGTTATGCAATTTGTCGACATTGCCGGGTTAGTAAAAGGTGCTTCAAGTGGTGAAGGACTAGGCAATCAATTTTTAGCAAATATTCGAGAGACAGATGCTATTGCCCATGTGGTTCGTTGTTTTGAAAATTCAGATGTTATTCACGTTGAAGGTAAAGTTGATCCTGTTAGTGATATTGAAGTGATAAATACGGAACTTGCTTTAGCGGATATGGACAGTGTTGAAAAAGCATTAATGAAGGCAGGAAAGAATAGCAAAAGTGGTAATAAAGAAGCTATTTTAGAAAAAGAAACCCTGGAAAAAGTAAAAGCACACCTGGATGCCGGATTTCCAGTACGAACATTGACATTAAATGATGAGGAATTATTAATAATAAAACGTATATTTTTATTAACTGCCAAACCCGTTCTTTATATCGCAAATGTCGATGATGATGGATTTGAAAATAATCCTTTATTGGAAAAAGTGAAAAATCTGGCTAAAAATGAAAATGCACAAGTGGTTGCGATTAGTGCTGCTACAGAGGCAGAACTAGTGGAGCTGGATGAAGCAGATAGAGAAGAATTAATGAAAGATATGGGGATGAAGGAACCAGGTCTTAATCGGGTTATCAGAGCAGGCTATGATTTGTTAGGGTTACAAACTTATTTTACAGCAGGTGTTAAAGAAGTTCGTGCATGGACTGTAAAAAAGGGGGCTACTGCACCCCAAGCTGCAGGAGTGATCCATACTGATTTTGAAAAAGGCTTTATCCGTGCCGAAGTGACTGCTTTTGATGATTTCATTGCTTTTAAGGGAGAGCAAGGAGCCAAAGAAGCTGGGAAACTGCGATTAGAAGGGAAGGAGTATGTGGTTAAAGACGGCGATGTGATGCATTTTCGTTTTAATGTTTAA
- the pth gene encoding aminoacyl-tRNA hydrolase, with the protein MSIKLIVGLRNPGSAYEHTRHNVGGWFAELLASQHNASFKTDKKLNAELTSIQIEHHLCRIILPLTFMNHSGLPIRAVCQFYSIEADEVLVVHDDLDLPAGKIKLKSGGGHGGHNGLRNTIAHLGSAHFNRLRIGIGHPGHKDLVLNYVLGKPSVEDKKLIMDAIDRAVKEIPTLFSKGMSVAMNRLNT; encoded by the coding sequence ATGTCCATTAAATTGATTGTTGGTTTACGCAACCCTGGTTCCGCATATGAACATACACGCCACAACGTGGGTGGATGGTTTGCAGAATTACTTGCAAGTCAGCATAATGCCTCTTTTAAAACAGACAAAAAATTAAACGCAGAATTAACTTCGATTCAAATAGAGCATCATCTTTGCCGTATTATACTGCCGCTTACCTTTATGAATCATAGTGGATTACCCATTCGCGCAGTTTGCCAGTTTTATAGTATTGAAGCAGATGAAGTATTAGTTGTTCATGATGACCTTGATTTGCCTGCGGGAAAAATTAAGTTAAAAAGTGGAGGGGGACACGGTGGTCATAATGGTTTGCGTAATACCATAGCTCATTTAGGCAGTGCTCATTTTAATAGATTGCGGATTGGAATAGGGCACCCGGGTCATAAAGATTTAGTGTTAAATTATGTACTGGGTAAACCTTCTGTTGAAGATAAAAAACTAATTATGGATGCTATTGATAGAGCGGTTAAAGAAATTCCTACACTTTTTTCAAAAGGTATGAGTGTAGCGATGAATAGATTGAATACTTAA
- a CDS encoding 50S ribosomal protein L25/general stress protein Ctc has protein sequence MSIVLEAEPRTDIGKGASRRLRRLENKIPAVLYGGEKEPQSLHLLHNKVVKALESESIYSSIFDLKINGKTEHVILKDLQRHPYKPIILHMDLQRVSAKDVLVKLVPLHFINEQTAKGVKAGGMINHAMMQVEIRCQAKNLPEFIEVDVADLNVDEVIHLSDLKLPKNVQLATDPNVGGHDHPVVSIHLPKGSSADEEEEAAPAPAPAAETVEKSENPTEE, from the coding sequence ATGTCGATTGTTTTAGAAGCAGAACCAAGAACGGATATTGGGAAAGGTGCGAGCCGCCGCCTCCGTCGTCTTGAAAATAAAATCCCCGCTGTTTTATACGGTGGTGAAAAAGAACCCCAATCTTTGCACTTATTACACAATAAAGTAGTAAAAGCTCTTGAATCGGAAAGCATTTATTCAAGTATTTTTGATTTAAAGATTAATGGGAAAACTGAACACGTTATTTTAAAAGATTTACAACGTCATCCTTATAAGCCCATTATTCTTCATATGGACTTACAAAGAGTTTCTGCTAAAGACGTTTTAGTAAAGCTTGTTCCTTTGCATTTCATTAACGAGCAAACTGCAAAAGGAGTAAAAGCAGGTGGCATGATTAATCATGCTATGATGCAAGTTGAAATTCGTTGCCAGGCAAAAAATCTTCCTGAGTTTATAGAGGTGGATGTTGCTGATCTTAATGTGGATGAAGTGATCCACTTATCTGATTTAAAGTTGCCTAAAAATGTACAGTTAGCTACTGACCCTAACGTAGGTGGCCACGATCATCCGGTTGTGAGTATTCACTTACCAAAAGGTAGTAGTGCGGATGAAGAGGAAGAAGCAGCACCAGCACCAGCTCCTGCCGCTGAAACTGTAGAAAAATCCGAAAATCCAACCGAAGAATAA
- the rplU gene encoding 50S ribosomal protein L21 — translation MYAVIKTGGKQYRVQEGDILKIEELTAEVGSKVDFSEVLMLADGDKVTCGSPFLAKTSVQAEVVAHGRHKKIKIIKFRRRKHHMKQMGHRQNFTQIKITAINK, via the coding sequence ATGTATGCGGTAATTAAGACAGGTGGTAAACAATACCGAGTCCAAGAAGGTGATATCCTTAAAATTGAAGAACTGACCGCCGAAGTTGGCAGTAAAGTAGATTTTTCTGAAGTTTTAATGTTGGCTGATGGCGATAAAGTTACTTGTGGCAGCCCATTTCTGGCGAAAACTTCTGTACAAGCAGAAGTAGTTGCTCATGGTCGCCATAAAAAAATAAAAATTATTAAATTTAGACGTCGCAAGCACCACATGAAACAAATGGGACACCGTCAAAATTTTACTCAAATTAAAATCACGGCAATTAATAAATAG
- the rpmA gene encoding 50S ribosomal protein L27: protein MAHKKAGGSTRNGRDSNPKFLGVKRYGGQLVNAGEIIVRQRGTRFHPGEGVGLGRDHTLFALIPGLVQFKTKGANQRQYVFIEPVEDQKH, encoded by the coding sequence ATGGCACATAAGAAAGCAGGCGGAAGTACACGTAACGGCCGCGATTCGAATCCTAAGTTTCTTGGAGTGAAACGTTACGGTGGCCAATTAGTAAATGCAGGCGAAATTATTGTTCGTCAACGCGGAACTCGCTTTCACCCAGGTGAAGGTGTGGGATTAGGTCGTGACCATACATTGTTTGCCTTGATTCCTGGTTTGGTACAATTTAAAACGAAAGGGGCTAATCAGCGTCAATACGTATTTATTGAGCCTGTTGAAGATCAAAAGCATTAA
- the cgtA gene encoding Obg family GTPase CgtA, with the protein MRFVDEAIIKVEAGKGGNGCLSFRREKFIPFGGPDGGDGGDGGSVFLQANPDLNTLVDFRYQRNYKAENGQGGMGSNCTGKKGNDLIIQVPVGTLVYDLETHELIGDIRNSGETLLVAQGGFHGLGNTRYKSSVNRAPRQTTPGSLGEVRQLRLELRVLADVGLLGLPNAGKSTLIRAVSSAKPKVADYPFTTLHPNLGVIRVSNHKSFVMADIPGLIEGAAEGAGLGHQFLKHLSRTGILLHLIDIAPIDGSDPVHDAKMIIKELEMYDPSLTKKPRWLVLNKIDTIPDEGERKKAIEKIVKGLKWKDKVFPISAISGVGTKELCYSIMELLDEMKQTEA; encoded by the coding sequence ATGCGATTTGTCGATGAAGCAATAATCAAAGTTGAAGCAGGTAAAGGCGGTAATGGCTGCCTTAGCTTTCGCCGTGAAAAATTCATCCCTTTTGGCGGCCCTGATGGGGGTGATGGAGGCGATGGAGGTAGTGTCTTTCTCCAAGCAAATCCTGATTTAAATACTTTGGTAGACTTTCGTTACCAGCGTAATTATAAAGCGGAAAATGGCCAAGGAGGTATGGGTAGTAACTGTACCGGTAAAAAAGGCAACGATCTAATTATTCAAGTACCGGTAGGAACCCTTGTCTATGATTTAGAAACCCATGAACTTATTGGCGACATCCGTAATTCCGGGGAAACCCTTCTAGTCGCCCAGGGTGGTTTTCATGGATTAGGTAACACGCGTTATAAAAGTAGTGTAAACCGTGCACCTAGACAAACAACACCCGGTTCTCTTGGAGAAGTACGACAATTGCGTTTGGAGCTTCGAGTGCTCGCGGATGTGGGTTTATTGGGCTTACCTAATGCAGGTAAGTCAACATTAATTCGTGCAGTTTCAAGCGCTAAACCAAAAGTTGCTGACTATCCCTTTACTACATTACATCCTAATCTCGGTGTAATTCGTGTCTCTAATCATAAGAGTTTTGTCATGGCTGACATACCAGGGCTGATAGAAGGAGCCGCTGAAGGAGCGGGTTTAGGGCATCAATTTTTAAAGCATTTATCCCGTACAGGGATTTTACTGCACCTCATTGATATTGCCCCGATTGATGGCAGCGATCCTGTGCATGATGCGAAAATGATTATTAAAGAATTGGAAATGTACGATCCCAGCCTAACCAAAAAACCACGTTGGTTAGTCTTAAATAAAATTGATACCATCCCAGATGAAGGCGAAAGAAAGAAAGCTATTGAAAAGATTGTCAAAGGTTTAAAATGGAAAGACAAGGTCTTTCCAATTTCAGCTATTTCCGGTGTTGGCACCAAAGAGCTCTGTTATTCAATTATGGAGTTGTTGGATGAGATGAAACAAACGGAAGCTTAA
- a CDS encoding competence/damage-inducible protein A produces MRIAILATGNEIIQGDTLNTNSHQIAHLLSSEGFTVSHHLTCGDEEEAIVNCLSFLAHTHDIVIVIGGLGPTSDDRTRFALGSFLKQPLVEHAQAVKHIKECLKFNNTIDEGNYQQSLFPENATILPNPYGSAVGCWCPQAGKSFFLLPGPPRECLPMFEKFVFPKIRKQLPDAKKLLKWRLFGVSEGLIAQKLDASLAHLDCETGYRIDIPYLEFKVRCFDEQIETIKNIIEPLIQPYIIATPETRASEQLRSLINELDEPLVIIDNATGGAFQLAIQKPENHEKLFFHDLADARLRFHITGLQEYWHNEQTNKANIIIKYKNDSGEGKETHELLYYSSLVLQSAAELLSFRLFHLIQQLHN; encoded by the coding sequence ATGCGTATTGCAATTTTGGCAACAGGAAATGAAATTATTCAAGGTGACACGCTAAACACCAATAGTCATCAAATAGCACATCTATTAAGCTCGGAAGGATTTACTGTTAGTCATCATCTCACTTGTGGAGATGAAGAAGAAGCTATAGTAAATTGTTTGTCTTTTCTGGCACATACCCATGATATCGTTATTGTAATCGGAGGGCTTGGCCCCACTTCAGACGATAGGACACGTTTTGCCTTAGGCAGTTTTTTAAAACAGCCTTTGGTAGAGCATGCGCAAGCGGTAAAGCATATTAAGGAATGTTTAAAATTCAATAACACTATTGATGAAGGGAATTATCAGCAATCCCTTTTCCCTGAAAATGCAACAATTTTGCCTAACCCTTATGGCAGCGCTGTAGGATGTTGGTGTCCGCAAGCAGGTAAATCCTTTTTTCTTTTACCTGGTCCCCCGCGTGAATGTTTACCTATGTTTGAAAAGTTTGTTTTCCCAAAAATCAGGAAACAGCTCCCGGATGCAAAAAAACTCCTAAAATGGCGCCTTTTTGGGGTTTCCGAAGGGCTTATTGCACAAAAATTAGATGCATCTTTGGCTCATTTAGATTGTGAGACAGGCTATCGAATTGATATTCCTTATTTGGAATTTAAGGTGCGCTGTTTTGATGAACAAATTGAAACAATAAAAAATATTATAGAGCCGCTAATTCAACCATACATTATTGCCACTCCTGAAACCAGGGCCTCTGAGCAGCTCCGTAGTCTTATTAATGAATTAGATGAGCCGTTAGTGATTATTGATAATGCTACCGGTGGGGCATTTCAATTGGCTATTCAAAAACCTGAAAATCATGAAAAACTTTTTTTTCATGATTTAGCAGATGCTCGTTTGCGTTTTCACATTACGGGACTTCAGGAGTATTGGCACAATGAACAAACTAATAAGGCGAATATTATTATTAAATATAAGAATGATAGTGGGGAAGGCAAAGAAACGCACGAATTGTTATATTACAGTTCTTTAGTACTGCAATCCGCGGCGGAGCTTTTAAGCTTCCGTTTGTTTCATCTCATCCAACAACTCCATAATTGA
- a CDS encoding metal-dependent hydrolase, which translates to MDPVTQGALGAACAQAVLHKKDKHNAWIVGALAGMAADLDIFIRSSQDPLLFFIYHRHFTHSLFFIPFGGILVTLFLCLFQRFRRHWRLTLIAALIGYATHGLLDAFTSYGTILYWPFNDKRVSWDIISIIDPFFTFPLILGLVWTLVFDSRRGVLAGLLLAGMVLVFNTIQHHRVIVAMHKYAVKHAWKITRQRAMPHFASSIYWRVLAVTSQKEIFMADVHAALFSPVVVHPLQSFPILLKEEIPEYVQSSSSLMQDFRVFNWFTDNYLIALCKNPLSVVDARFIFGNNALWGFVFIPNREHGVLLRSINLDDKNAYCNFGNRK; encoded by the coding sequence ATGGATCCGGTTACGCAAGGTGCTTTAGGTGCCGCTTGTGCACAAGCAGTTTTACACAAAAAAGACAAACATAATGCATGGATTGTTGGTGCGCTAGCAGGTATGGCTGCAGATTTAGATATTTTTATCCGCTCAAGTCAAGATCCTCTTCTTTTTTTCATTTATCACCGTCATTTTACCCATTCATTATTTTTTATCCCCTTTGGCGGGATATTGGTTACTCTTTTTTTATGTCTTTTCCAACGCTTTAGAAGACATTGGCGGCTTACTTTAATTGCAGCCTTGATAGGTTACGCAACGCATGGGCTTTTAGATGCGTTTACAAGTTACGGGACGATTTTGTATTGGCCTTTTAATGACAAAAGAGTTTCTTGGGATATTATTTCAATTATTGATCCATTTTTTACCTTCCCTTTAATATTAGGATTAGTATGGACATTGGTATTCGATTCGCGTAGGGGAGTGTTAGCAGGTTTGCTGCTAGCGGGGATGGTGCTTGTATTTAATACCATTCAGCACCATCGAGTTATTGTAGCGATGCATAAATATGCAGTTAAACATGCATGGAAAATTACCAGACAACGGGCCATGCCCCATTTTGCCAGCTCTATTTACTGGCGAGTTCTAGCTGTAACCAGCCAAAAAGAAATATTTATGGCTGACGTACATGCTGCTTTGTTTTCTCCGGTTGTAGTCCACCCTCTGCAATCATTTCCTATTTTACTAAAAGAAGAAATACCTGAATATGTGCAGAGTTCATCAAGTCTAATGCAGGATTTTCGTGTATTTAATTGGTTTACAGATAATTATTTAATCGCGCTTTGTAAAAATCCATTAAGTGTAGTGGATGCGCGTTTTATTTTCGGTAACAATGCTTTATGGGGATTTGTTTTTATTCCCAATCGGGAGCATGGAGTACTTTTACGGTCAATCAATTTGGATGACAAGAATGCGTATTGCAATTTTGGCAACAGGAAATGA
- a CDS encoding mechanosensitive ion channel family protein, whose translation MDIIEKIGFLHILYALGLVLFGLLVAKKTSLLIEKAVIKKYTRHQAMLVQKIIFYVLLAIFIVSALQELGFRMTALLGAAGILTVAVGFASQTAASNLVSGIFLLFERPFRIGDVIEVKTFQGTVESIDWLSTKIKTKDNTLIRIPNESIMKSEIINYNYFKIRRLKLSFPIAYQNQIPRIREILTQLAEKNELILKQPRPTIEIDNLSEGGLQIKFIVWTKSTDVPVVKNQLFEVLKERLEKEEIKLAG comes from the coding sequence GTGGATATTATTGAGAAAATAGGTTTTCTACACATTCTGTATGCCTTAGGACTCGTTTTATTTGGATTACTGGTAGCAAAAAAGACAAGTTTGCTCATAGAGAAAGCAGTTATAAAAAAATATACACGTCACCAAGCTATGCTAGTGCAAAAAATTATTTTCTATGTCTTACTGGCTATTTTTATTGTCTCAGCCTTACAAGAATTAGGGTTTAGAATGACGGCATTGCTAGGAGCTGCTGGAATTCTTACCGTTGCTGTAGGCTTTGCTTCTCAAACTGCGGCTTCTAATCTTGTAAGTGGCATATTTCTTTTATTTGAACGACCTTTTCGTATAGGAGATGTTATTGAAGTAAAAACCTTTCAAGGGACTGTGGAATCTATAGATTGGCTATCGACAAAGATTAAGACGAAAGATAATACGCTTATTCGTATTCCCAATGAAAGTATTATGAAATCTGAAATCATTAACTATAATTATTTTAAAATACGGCGGTTAAAATTATCTTTCCCTATCGCTTATCAAAATCAAATTCCTCGGATTCGGGAAATCTTAACCCAGCTTGCAGAGAAAAATGAGCTAATTTTGAAGCAGCCGAGGCCTACGATTGAAATTGATAATCTTTCGGAAGGGGGGTTGCAAATTAAATTTATTGTATGGACTAAAAGTACGGACGTGCCTGTAGTAAAAAATCAGTTATTTGAAGTGTTAAAAGAGCGCTTGGAAAAAGAAGAAATCAAATTGGCAGGCTAA